The Gadus morhua chromosome 16, gadMor3.0, whole genome shotgun sequence DNA window catGCGTGATTTTATATGAATGAGCATTACAAGGCCTCCCTCCCGCTCATTGTCAGCACCCGGTGTCTTTTTGGTTTGTTTCGGGGGGTTTTCTTGTTGGCCAGTTAGAGCTAGAAACGTATGTCTATCTGACGATGAAGTGTTGATTCTCAGCAGGAAGGTAAAGTACTTTTCTCCTGAGGAGAGAAGGGCGTGAAAGATAAGACATTAAACGACTACTTAAAACTGATTTGCTGCTCATTGAATTGTATTTATGGCTGCAGGGCATTGCTGCTGTTTGCTACAAGTTAGATTGACTGTCAGATAGTTGCTGGCTAAGCATACCAATTATCTGCTATCTGGTAACCACACTTTCTTTACAATTACATTCTTTATGCATTCATTCATCAAATGCCTTTCCTGTGCAtccatttaaaaataaagaCCTGGTTGCATTCATAAGATAGGCTGTATTTTGGGATTTTACCATGTGAACCTTTCCCATTTGCGtatctataaatatttattttctccttGTGGGTAATAGAGCATCTACATTCAAGGCAGTTTCAGCTAGGTTCTTGAGGCCGTCTTGAGCTTGCAAACTCACATTCTGGTCTCAACAGGCTTCCTGTAGTTCATAATAAAATATTAGGTTTTGGAAGTGTTCTGTGGTAACTGTTAACATGTCTTTCTCTGATTGGACACTCTCGCACAGGAAAACGAAGAGCAGGCACAGTGTGTCATACCTGTAATCACTTCtatgaaggaggaagagaggctcATAGAGGCATGTACCAAGGTGAGTTGACGAGGGGTTGGGTGGAGATACGTGTCATGTCAAATGTTCACATAACAGTTACATCTTTCGAAAGAACACCTTACCTTGGAAATGTACTGTCAGACTACAACCGATTTGATGGAGCTGAGTTTTTCCTCACTTTGAATCTTAACTTGACGTTATTCTTTGCCATTCTCTGCACATTGGTCCTCCGGCCTTCTCTCTCCGTCAGCCTGTGGTTAAGTTGGTGTACAACAGAAGCAATAACAAGTACTCGTATACCAGGTAAGCCACCGGCACTTCCAATGTCCTTCTGGCGCAGACTGAAGTTAATTAACTTCAGTCTTCGGTCCTTTAGGACCGGTCTTCCGAAGCTCAAATTGTATGAGTTAATCAAGTCTTTATTAGCCGTGGGCACCGTGGTGGAGTAAATTATTGACCAATTATGTCcctcattgttttttttgcgcCTGCGATAATCAGCACCTCGGACGACAACATGCTGAAGAACATCGAGCTGTTCGACAGACTGTCCATGCGCTACAACGGTCGCATCCTCTTCATCAAGGACGTTATCGGAGACGAGATCTGCTGCTGGTCCTTTTACGGCCAGAGCCGCAAGCTGGCCGAGGTGTGCTGCACCTCCATCCTCTACGCCACGGAGAAGAAGCAGACCAAGGTACCGCCCAACTCACTGTGTCTGAAAAGAGCCCAGTGGAACATCTGTTTCAGTGCGTCACATTGGCGTGGGGGAGGAAAGCCCCCAACATAAACAAGATTGCCCAGGATGTTCTAACACAGTGTGTTGTAAAGCTCAGTCCTTTATTATTGGACTCGCTGGTAAAACTGAAGCAATAACGAATGTGTTTAGTGCTTTGATTCATAGCTGTAATTATTACAAGATGAAGTTGGTGGCACTGTTCCTAGAAAGAAAGCTTTCTGACTGAGCGTTACAAGCTACATGGAGGTTTGCTGCCTGAACTAGAACAATGCTGAACTGCAACCATTCATTAATCACCATCATCTATGTATTCCGTATGTGTTGTTTATCAGGAAGGCCGCTGAATATCACTGGAAAATCATTTATTTCGTACTTGATCTAATTAGTCATTAAGAGGGTTTAATAAAGCTCATCTTAATAAGTGGATAGTGTTATATGATAGTTGCTAAGGTGACACATTGAAAAAGTGTAACGCATGGACCGGAGCtccgtggaggaggagagcctgtCCCCCTGAGGGACACCGGGGGCGTGTCCCTCCCACACTCACCGGCTCCGCTGTCCCCGGCACCAGGTGGAGTTCCCGGACGCGCGGATCTACGAGGAGACCCTGAACACCCTCCTGTACGAGAGCGCCCCCGCTCCCGACCACACCCTCCTGGAGGCCACCCgccggtgccacgccccctgtgGCTCCCAGAGCGAGGAAGACGACGTGCCGGGGGTGGAGCTTCGCGAGCGAGTCCGGCGGACCCACGTCAAGCGGTACAGCACCTATGACGACCGGCCGCTAGGACACTGAAGCCGTCACTgtggcgcgcgcacacacacacacacacacacacacacagacacagacacacacacagacacacacacacttgccttTCTTCCAGTTGCAAAAATCAGGTCCTGCACCACTGTGTGCAATAgtacaaaataataacaatttaaCAAAGCTAAAATCAAACCTTTTTACAAAATATATTGAGGCCGCATGGCATTGTCGACATAATTATAACcccaatgtatttatttaatttggaGGTTTCAAAATTGCTGCTTCCAATTGCTTAAACCTTGTGAGTCTAGGGTTATGATCTGATGCTAATATGCACTTTGGTGTCAAAAAATG harbors:
- the tnfaip1 gene encoding BTB/POZ domain-containing adapter for CUL3-mediated RhoA degradation protein 2 isoform X2 is translated as MSGASALHAPQTLDDPPLACPKTKTCTSRTAVGPGKYVRLNVGGTLFYTTLEVLTRQDSMLKAMFSGKQEVFTDREGWILIDRSGKHFGSILGYLREGAATLPKGHQAVLELLAEAKFYLLQGLEELCQSSLQENEEQAQCVIPVITSMKEEERLIEACTKPVVKLVYNRSNNKYSYTSTSDDNMLKNIELFDRLSMRYNGRILFIKDVIGDEICCWSFYGQSRKLAEVCCTSILYATEKKQTKVEFPDARIYEETLNTLLYESAPAPDHTLLEATRRCHAPCGSQSEEDDVPGVELRERVRRTHVKRYSTYDDRPLGH